The Artemia franciscana chromosome 11, ASM3288406v1, whole genome shotgun sequence DNA segment TTGTTAGTCTTTGCTACAAAACTGAAAAGTGGGTTTTATCCCCCTCCGCTCCAGAAAAACATAGGTTTTGTAAAACATCGTATTCGCTCAAAAACTTGACATTTTTATTATGGTGCATCATGGTTGAGAAATGCAGGGTGGTATTCCTTTCTGCTTTCGGTAAAACAATTGGCTGTTTCCATTTTGGCCTCGCtttgtttgtcttttattgttctttttttcagacaGCATGTTTCGATGATGCACGCTCTGTAACTCCTGGCAATGAAGATGATTTGCTTGAGAGTATAGATTTTGAACAGATATCCGATGACGAGCTTGAAAATGACGTACTTCTAGAGCCATCAATTGACCCAATGGACGTCGATTGGAAATCATTATATACTGCCAAACTAGTTCAAGAGGCAAAGCCAACACCTTCTAGGCAAAGATGGTAAACAGGTGCCATATTTTCTCGTATTGGAGTTACAACACAGTTTCTGACGTGAGACAATTGATAAAATCACAAAGTTAATGGGTGAAGACAAGTTATTACATCCAGTTGCATTTGAGCATATTGCATTGAAAGCAAAACAGCGTAGAAGTGAGGGGTTTAGTGGAGCTCTCTGCTCAAGAGCTGATGCGGAAATGAGATCCATTATGTATCATAAGCCGGAGACGGAAGGAAATGAGGAAATTTTCAAAGCTGCACTTGATTTGATACGTGTTTAGTATTCACCTTATTTTGATGAACAGTCTAATTTGCCTTGTGTAATATagctatttattatttctttgtcTCATTGATGCCAAAATTTGGCTTGAAATTGTTTCATTGCTCGTGGTTAAAGCTAACCATTAAGGGGCCCTGTAACATTAATTAAAAGTTGGAGGGTCTAATAGGAAGTAGACTTAGGAAATATTGGTTTGTGTTGCATCATGTGATATTACATCTAGCGGTAAGCCTTCCCTTCAATGGGCTAAGTAAAGTGAATAAATACAAAGATTATTTAATGTGAATTTAGTCTCATGAGAGAAATTATAACGTAGATGCGTCTCTTCTTGGGGGTGGGGTGGGAGGTGATCATCAAGAAGATGTCTGGGGAGGGTTCTGAAGGAGATCCTACTCGTACTTTTGTTTGGTAATATATTCCAATTTTTAGCACGTTGCGGCTTTTTTAGGATGGGGGAGGTTTTACGGCcatatatattttctaaatgTTATCTCCATGTTTCTGTGACTAGATATTCAGTCTGATTGAAAGgataacttttaaaattttgaggaagAATTTCATGAGTGATTTTCAAGTGGTAAAGTTTTgtatgataaataaattttgtcatattttgtaAACAAGTTTTAACAAATAACTCTCAAACTGCTTAAAGTCTACATTTAGTAAAGGAGTAAGTGgaagtaatttctttagcaTACGAGTAGAGATGGACTCCAGCAGTGGAAGAACGTTCTAAAGACTGCTTTCGAACTAAGAGCCGTCTGTCTTCGATAATAGAATAAATCCTAAAGCTCCTTAAATTGAGTCTTCAACTCCAGCAAGATTGGTTTGGGCCAAAGTCAGCATTGTTATAAAATCATATTAGCGGGATCAGGAAGCCACCTGCTGTATACAATGGTTATTTACGGGAAGAATTTGAATCCAGCCAATTTTGCAACCGGTTTTGCTGGAAGTAAAATAAGACACCATATCGAGAAAGAGGctgtagaaacaaaaaaaaatttcgctgTTACGGTTGACAAAACTAAAGGCATGTAAATAAAATGAGTAGCTTGCACTTTTGATTAGGTAGGCTTTTGATTAGATAGTGACATAGCCTTTATTAATCACTGTAGCTAATTAAAGCAAGTAAAGTGGTGTTAAAAACaatctatataaaataataaaaagggcTGAAAATGTAGACTAAagataaaacaaattgaaaagttTAGGgcgaaaaataatatatttattaaagaaCGATGATCCGTTATTTACGAGTAATAAAGGAGTTGATGagtgtttatttcttgttgaTGGACTTTGATCTTGCTTTACACTTGAGACGATTTAATTAGTACAGATACCAATTTTCATTTACAAGTCTGCTCCTCTTGAACGAAATTCTTATACACTACATAAACATGTAAAAGAAAACATACCTTTAGAGtttcttcaatttctctttCAATCTGTTTTGCAGCTTCATTATCATAGGTAACTTCAAATTCCGCATCCGCACCAAATCTTTGTTCATCTTCGTAGCTTCCTCGTATAGGTCTACGTCTTTATGTTGATCATAATTTTTCGAGGTTGTCCTCGATTTATACACTTTAGTCTTGTTCTTTTATGGTTTGGAGTAGATTTTTATAGACTATTCATGATTTTTAAggattaatttttcagaaacttgTTATTCACAACCCACGACACATGATTCATCAGATGCGAAAACATGCCACCGAAGTCAAGATTAGGCAAATTGAAGCCCTTGAACCTTAAACTAGGATGTTCTGAAATGATAGCgaagagaaaaattttccagatTCTTTGCATTGACGAATATGATTGTCCCTAAAAACCCAACCCCAATTTTAAGTAAACGCAAGAGAAGTAAATCTCTTTTCCATAGAAAGTTAAGAAAAATTAGATTACACAATCTCTCCACAATTCCAGTTTTCCCCGATACGATTGCTATTTCTTAGCCCCGTAACGAAGAAAGAAGAAGGAAAGGAGACTAAGAAGGGAATATGAAATAGAAAGTACGTATAATTTGACGGGTATAACAAAGATGGATCCTCaagtaaaggaaaaaatcttCGAATACGCCGTAATTGAAAGCTTTAGCAATCTCTACTGTCGAACACTTGATTCTTTacgaaaattttcaataaaacctctgaaagataaaataataaatcttaTGACGtttaatctatctatatataccttctatctatctatatatataaaatgagttgtctgtgtgtcgagtgacaaATTTGTGTGACGacttgacgaccgggacacagggaatataaatgacgaccaggacactcaaagagaaattacagaccgggacaccggaacacaaatgacgaccgggacaaaaatgaccgggacacagggaatataaatgacgaccgcgacacgcaaagagaaattacagatgggacaccgggacacaaatgacgaccggcaaaCAGGGAAAGAACatcaacggggacgccggggggcacagggggatatataaatgacgacggggacacagggaatgttcgattaacaatcaccatcaacaaagctcaagggcaatcattagaataatgaggtatagatctgaatacggattgtttttcccatggacaattttatgttgcatgttcaagagtccgtaaacctgacaatctatttatatgcacagacaatgggacatcgaagaatgttgtatattcgcaagttttacgtagttaaaaacatatatatatcaataacgaaaagagaaatcttttctcttttatctatattcacaggtgggacacagggacacaactacaatggcgcgtaactaatatggcgcgtaacgacttacacgtgCGGGGGGTAAgtcgcgtaacgacttacgcgtgcggtgttggagtcggtaaacctgacaatctatttatatccacggacaatgggacagccaagaatgttgtatattcacaagttttacctagttaaaaatatgtgtgtgtgtgtgtgtgtctgtgtgtgtgtgtgtgtgtgtgtgtgtgtgtgtgtgtgtgtgtgtgtgtgtgtgtgtgtgtgtgtgtgtgtgtgtgttgtgtgtctgtgtgtgtctgtgtgtctgtgtgtgtgtgtgtgtgtgtgtctgtgtgtgtgtgtgtgtgtgtctgtgtgtgtgtgtgtctgtgtgtgtttgtgtgtgtgtgtgtgtgtgtctgtgtgtgtgtgtgtctgtgtgtgtgtgtgtgtctgtgtgtgtgtgtgtgtgtgtctttgtgtgtgtgtgtgtgtgtgtgtgtgtgtctgtgtgtgtgtgtgtgtgtctgtgtgtgtgtgtgtctgtgtgtgtgtgtgtctgtgtctgtgtgtgtgtgtgtctctgtgtgtgtatgtgtctgagtgtgtgtgtgtgtgtgtgtatgtgtgtgtgtgtgtgtctgtgtgtctctgtgtgtgtgtgtgtgtctgtgtgtgtgtgcttgtctgtgtgtgtgtgtgtgtgtgtgtgtctgtgtgtgtgtgtctgtgtgtgtgtgtgtgtctgtgtgtgtgtgtgtctgtgtgtgtgtgtgtgtgtgtctgtgtgtgtgtgtgtgtctgtgtgtgtgtgtgtctgtgtgtgtgtgtgtctgtgtgtgtgtgtgtctgtgtgtgtgtgtgtctgtgtgtgtgtgtgtgtgtctgtgtgtgtgtgtgtgtgtctgtgtgtgtgtgtgttgtctgtgtgtgtgtgtttgtctgtgtgtgtgtgtttgtctgtgtgtgtgtgtgtgtctgtgtgtgtgtgtgtctgtgtgtgtgtgtgtgtctgtgtgtgtgtgtgtgtctgtgtgtgtgtgtgtgtctgtgtgtgtgtgtgtgtgtgtctgtgtgtgtgtgtgtgtctgtgtgtgtgtgtgtgtctgtgtgtgtctctgtgtgtgtgtgtgtgtgtgtgtgtgtgtgtgtgtgtgtctgtgtgtgcgtgtgtctgtgtgtgtgtctgtgtgtgtgtgtctgtgtgtgtgtgtctgtgtttgtgtgtgtgtctgtgtgtgtgtgtgtgtctgtgtgtgtgtgtgtctgtatgtgtgtgtctgtgtgtgtgtttgtgtctgtgtgtgtgtgtgtgtgtctgtgtgtgtgtgtgtgtctgtgtgtgtgtgtgtctgtgtgtgtgtgtgtgcgtctgtgtgtgtgtgtctgtgtgtgtgtgtgtctgcgtttgtgtgtgtgtctgtgtttgtgtgtgtctgtgtttgtgtgtgtgtctgtgtgtgtgtgtgtgtgtctgtgtgtgtgtgtatgtgtgtgtctgtgtgtgtgtgtgtctgtgtgtgtgtgtgtctgtctgtgtgtgtgtctgtctgtgtgtgtgtgtctgtgtgtctgtgtgtgtgtgtctgtgtgtgtgtgtgtctgtgtgtgtgtgtgtgtgtgtgtgtctgtgttctgtgtgtgtgtgtgtctctgtgtgtgtgtgtgtctgtgtgtgtgtgtgtgtgtgtgtgtgtctgtgtgtgtgtgtgtctgtgtgtatgtgtgtctgtgtgtgtgtgtctgtgtgtgtgtgtgtctgtgtgtgtgtgtgtgtgtgcgtctgtgtctgtgtgtgtgtgtgtgtgtttgtgtctgtgtgtttgtgtgtctgtgtgtgtgtgtgtgtgtgtgtgtctgtgtgtgtgtgtgtctgtgtgtgtgtgcgtgtgtgtgtctgtttgtgtttgaacttaaaaaagggaataatTGTGGGacaagtcaaagtcatggccaattgtagaaaaaagccaagacagattgtttaattaagtgggcagcccagtcaagggttaattttatccctttgattgccgtgtgtgtgtgtctgtcgagtgacgtcatgtttgtgtgtcgactgacgtcatgttttcgactgacgaaattacagaccgggacacaaatgacgaccgggacaccggcacataggaaatataaatgacgacactcaaagagaaagcgaccgggacacaagtaatgttcgattagcaatcaccatcaacaaagcactgggacacaaatgacgaccgggacacagggagtataaatgacgaccaggacataagtaaaaaaaaaactaaaaaaaaggtaaaaactacaaaaaaaactaaaaggaaaaaaactaaaaaagaaaaaaaaataaaaaaggaaaaaaaatgaaaaataaaggagaaaaacaaaactaaaaaaacgaatgtatatacagaccgggacactgggatacaaatgacgaccgggacaca contains these protein-coding regions:
- the LOC136032943 gene encoding uncharacterized protein LOC136032943 isoform X1; protein product: MLVGLIFGAVACSMKGLPEEQVLEDCYQCLKKYLGTRHTILRPTEMSRQILYTFSVWTACFDDARSVTPGNEDDLLESIDFEQISDDELENDVLLEPSIDPMDVDWKSLYTAKLVQEAKPTPSRQRW
- the LOC136032943 gene encoding uncharacterized protein LOC136032943 isoform X2, yielding MDFETACFDDARSVTPGNEDDLLESIDFEQISDDELENDVLLEPSIDPMDVDWKSLYTAKLVQEAKPTPSRQRW